The genomic stretch AACTTTATCCATACTGTCCCGAAAAAATCGAATAGCTTGCCACCCGTGCTGGACTTAGAGTACGACAGTGCTTGTTTGGCACAGCTGCAAAAAGACCAATTACTCAAGCAAATTCAAGTAATGCACGACCGTCTACAGCAGCATTATGGCAAAACACCTATTTTTTATACCACGCCGAATTTTTATCATATGATCTTGATGGATTCTTTTCAGAAAACCCCGATCTGGATTCGTTCTTATCAAGCGCAACCGCAACTCAAAGATCGAAAATGGCTGCTTTGGCAATACAGCAATCAAGGCAAAATCAGTGGCATCAACACTGCTGTTGATCTCAATGTATTTCAGGGCAATGCCCAAGATTGGAAAAACTTCCTCAAGGCGCAAGGAGTTGAGTAATACGGTTTGCGCCTCGAGAAAGTCTAGTGCTTGGCACTGATATTCAGCATTTACACAGTTTTATTTACAGGCTCTTTAAAAGTGAAACCTGCATATTGCAGTTGTATATCAACACGGCCAAAGTCGATGACCGTGCTTTTTAAACAAAATTATTTTTGTTTTTTATACGTTAGTTGTTGACCTTGATCATCTAAAACCAAAGTCGTTTCATTCACAGAAACGACTTTATAGGTTGTTTTATCTGTACCAGATTGCTTATTGCCAATACTGAGTGCAACCAAACTTAAGTTGCCATCTTTATAATCCCAAGACTGGTATTTTAGCGTTTCCATATTAATCGAAGTAGCACTCAAGTCTTGGTTTAAAGTGAAGCCTTGAACTTCTTTATCGTTAATCGGGTTTGGTTCAACCCAATTGCCATAGAATGTTGCAATTTCAGCTGTGCTTGCACCCGCTGTTTCTGATGCTGCTTCAACAGGCGTAGATACGGCAACTACTTCTGATGCAACTTCAGCAGGTGCAGAAGCTGGCGTTGTTTCAGTCGTCTCTTTTTTTGCTGGTGAACATGCTGTGAATAAGATAGAAGTGCCCAATAAGGCAGTCGTTAACAATAATTTTTTCATAAATAGATTCCGATTCATCAGCGATATAAATTTTTTATCAATCGATTAAACGATCAAATAAAGCCATACAAGATTAGCATTAGCGCTCAGATCAGTTCTATTTATTCGTTAAATAAAGCGCTCATTGATCAACCATATCGGGGCTGTTTTACAATTTACGAAAAAGAGCTTTCGTATAAGCTAATTTCTGTTCATTCTATTGCCATGAATCTTTGAAATTTTAAAGCCTTATACTATGCATAACAAAAAATCACTGATAAAAGTATTAAACTCTTTAATTATCGTTGCTTCTCTTATTTTGGTGATAAGCATCTCCATTGAGACCTTTCGCCACGACTCTTTTTTAGCGCATTCGATTTATTTTGAAATTCAATTTTGGATTTGTATTTGCTTCACAGTCTGTTTTTTTGTTTTTTTCTATTTCTCAGAAAACAAATTAAAATTTATGGCGAAATACTCAATCCTGTTATTTTTATCGATTCCTTATCTCGCAATCTTAGATTACAGCTCAATCCATTTAACCCAAGAACAAATTTACTTAATCAGCTTCATTCCTTTACTCCGCGGTGGAGTTGCACTGGTGATGTTGATTTTATTGTTGGTCGAGCGCAATACCACTGCCATTTTTATCTCTTATTTATTGTTGTTATTTTCAATTATCTATTCCATGAGTTTGATTTTTTTCATATTCGAGCGAAATGTGAATTTCGAAGTACAGCACTATCGTGATGCACTTTGGTGGGCAGGCATGACTGTCACCACCGTCGGTTCAAATATTATTCCCTATACCAATGTTGGAAAAATAATTACCACGATGTTGGCGGCAACCGGTATGACTGCTTTTCCAATCTTCACCGTTTATTTTACGTCTGTGGTGAACCGATTAAGTAAATCTGAAAAGGAATAAGAGACAGTCAATGTCGCACCCTGTTCTCTACGGCATCATCTGCTCGTCAATTTCGATTAACATAAGTGAAGTAATGCGGCTTAGGTCATGAGTGAGATGAGAAAAATCATACATATCGATATGGATGCCTTTTATGCATCCGTCGAGCTTCGTAATCATCCTGATTTAAAACAACAACCGGTGGTGATTTCCTCAAATCATCCACGTGCAGTGATTGCCGCTGCCTCTTATCCTGCCCGCAGCTTTGGCCTACGTTCCGCGATGTCGATGACCCAAGCCCGTAAACTGTGTCCACAGTTGGTTGTCATTGAACCTAACTTTAATAAATATCGTGAAGCTTCTGCGCAGATTCATCAAATTTTTCAGCAATATACGACACTGATTGAGCCACTATCCCTCGATGAAGCCTATTTAGATGTGACCCAAAATCTAAAAAATCTTGCCAGTGCAACTGAAGTGGCGAAGTGTATTCAAGCGGATATTTTTGCCCAAACGGGGCTAACCGCATCTGCCGGTGTGGCACCGAATAAGTTTTTAGCCAAAATCGCCTCAGACTGGCATAAACCGAATGGCATTTGTGTGATTAAGCCTCATCAAGTTCAAGCGTTTATTCAAGATTTAGCCCTCAGTAAAATCCCTGGTGTGGGTCGTGTCACCAATGAAAAGCTCAAAAACCTGCGACTAGAAACCTTGGGGGATTTGCAAAAAATAGATGAAAATATATTGAGTTATCACTTTGGCAAATACGGCAAGCAGCTCTATTTATATGCGCAAGGCATTGATGAACGTCCAGTAGAATCCGAACGGCAACGTCAGCAAATTTCCAAAGAAACCACATTTGATCAAGATTTTACTTTGGCCGAATGTCATCCCTATTGGGATAAGCTCGTGCAACAAGTCTGGCAAACCCTCAAACAAAAACAGCTCTCGGCACGGGGGGTTACCGCCAAATTAAAGCTTAAAAATTTTCAAGTTTTACAGCACAGTAAAAGCTTTAAGCAGGCCTTAAATAGCCAAGATGAGCTATCACTGGTACTCGAACAATTATTGGATGAAATGTATATTCCAGAGCAAGATCAATTTCGACTGATAGGCATTGGGGTCTATCAATTGTCTGAGCAGCAACAAGAGCAACAACTCTCATTATGGGGTTAGGCTCAACCCGATCAAATATTAGGCAATCGCACAGATTTCACACAAATACTTGCCCACTTTGCCTAAATTTAGCGTAATCTAATGCGCATTGTACATTTATCCAATGTATACCTGAGATGCTAAAAATCACCTTTACTTTTAGCATGTTGTCCTGTGATTAGCGTGACGATCAAATCCGTAAATGACAGGGCACTCAAGTAAATCTGTGCAAGACCTGCCTCGCCATCCCCCCATTTCAAATATCATCAGCATCTGTCTCAAACAAAAATAATGCCCGACCTATCCACCATCTTTTATTATTTCTGCCAATATTGACTTAAATCGAATACACTAAATTTGCTTCACTGTAACAACACTCTTGATTCAATTGATTTTATAGCAATAGATACCATGAAAAACGTTCAAAAACAGATTCTCTGCGTAGAAGACGATGCCGCTATTCTGATGCCCTTACGCTATGCGCTGGAACGTGAGGATTGGCAGGTGGTTTGGGCCAACACAGGTTTGCAAGCCATTGAGTTTGTACAACAACAAGATTTTGATTTTATTATTCTCGATGTCGGTCTGCCTGACTTAAATGGCTTTGAAGTCTGTAAGCAAATTCGCAATATTAAACACACGCCTTTGTTATTTTTAACCGCGCGTGACGATGAAATTGACCGGATTGTGGGTTTAGAAATCGGTGCCGATGACTATTGTGCCAAACCATTTAGTTCACGTGAAATTGTTTCTCGGATCAAAGCCATTTGGCGACGCATGGCATTACAGCAACACGCGCTTGAACAACAGTTATGCACACATGCACCACCAGTTGCCGCTACGCAAACAGATGCAGCACAACAGGCCACACCACCAATATGGCAACAGTTTGAAGATGCACTGCAAATTTTATATTTTGGGGTGGCATTACAACTGACTCGTTATGAATATCGCCTGTTAAAATTGTTCCTCGATCATCCCGAACAGGTGTTTAGTCGACAACAATTGATGGATCATATTTGGGAACATCCCGAGCACAGTTTAGAACGAACCGTCGATACCCACATTAAAAGTCTGCGGCAAAAGCTGAAACAGGTTGCAGCAGAACCAGAGCCCATTGTGACCCATCGTGGTTTTGGCTATCGCTTAAAACGGCTGGATTAACCCATGTCAATTTTTATGCGGATTTGGTTTTTCTTTGGTCTGGTAATTCTATTGGGGCTGTGGTTTATGTCCTATGCCTTCAATCAGCAAGTTAAGCCCAATGTGCGTCAGGTGGTCGAAGATACTTTGGCAGAGAATGCCAATATTATTGCCGAGTTAGTCGCTGAAGATATGGTTACTGGTCAAATTAGTACAGCGCAGTTTAATCAAAAAATACAAAATGCTTTAGACCGCAAACTTAACGCGACCATCTGGCAGCAAAACAAACAAAAAATTAATCAGCAAATTTATATCACCAATGCACAAGGAATCGTGATTTACGATTCACAAGGTCAAAGCGTCGGTCAGGATTACTCTAAATGGAATGATGTCTACCTTACCCTAAAAGGTAAGTATGGCGTGCGTTCTACCCCAAACCGTTATGACCCTGGTCAAAATACCATGTATATCGCTGCGCCAATTTTTTATCAGCAGCAATTGATTGGCGTGGTCAGTATTGGCAAGCCCAGTGTTTCAGTCCAAGGCTATATTCAACGTGCTGAAGACAACTTATTGCAACAAGCCATTTGGATTGGACTCATCAGTTTATTTCTGGCCAGCTTGGTGGCGTACTGGATCAAACACAGCATAGATAAAGTGCGCCGCTATGCCCAAGCCTTGGCACCAGTCAATCAAGCACCACATTTCAATTCAGCTCAAGAGCTTAATTTGGTGACACAAGCTGTTGAGCAAATGCGTGAAAAACTCGAAGACCGTGGCTATGTCGAACACTATGTCAATAACTTAACCCATGAGCTAAAAAGCCCATTAACCGCCATTCAAGCCAGTGCCGAATTATTAAAAGAAGACCTACCGCTGCACGATCAGCAACAGTTTGCAGCGCATATTCATGCACAAAGTCAGCGTCTCAAGCATTTGGTCGATCGTATGTTATTGCTCACACGCTTAGAAAAATCAAAACATGCACTCGATTTACACCATCTCAATTTATCTGAACTGTTGCAGCAAGCCTTAGCGCAGCACAGTCAATTACAGCAAAAAAACATTCAATGTCTAGTCGATATTCAAAGCCATTGTTTCATTCAGGCGGATCGCTTTTGGCTCAATCAAATGCTGCACAACCTGTTGGACAATGCCCTAGACTTTGCACCGAATCATGCCAAAATTTGGCTACACTTAACTTATGTTGATGCGCAGCAAATGATGCACATTCAGTTATTCAATGAAGGCCCCGCCATTCCAGATTTTGCACTGCAACGGATTTTTGAAAGCTATTTCTCCTTAGCAAGGCCAGTCACCCAACAACGCAGCTCTGGCATTGGACTGAGTATTGTGCAGCAAGTCATTGAACAACATCATGGAAAAATCAGTATTGAAAACTGTGCCGCCAACCAGCTCGCCAGCATTGGTCCACATCAGTCCGGGGTATTGGTCAACATCCAACTTCACAAGAACTTCACTTAAAACTCAATTTCTCCTCAAATAAAAGACATCTCGATCTTGCACACTCAGCGCATCTAAAAATATACGTGTAAGGAGCGCCCATGCGCGCGCATTATATTGGCATAAAATTATTTGCTGTCATGCTACTGGTGATCATTGCCTATGTGGGTTTGGTTTTTATTTCAGGTTTAGTCACCGAGCGTCAAAGCTATCAACACGACTTTATCCGTGATATTTCACAATCACAAATCAGTGCACAAACCATTGTTAGCCCCTTTATACGGGTGCCCTATCAGGCGGCAAGTACCTGCTTGAATGAAAAAAACGAAAAATATGCATGTCTTGAGCAACGATGGGCCTTTATTGGTGCGCAACACAGTGATGTAACCACTACATTTAATGTGAGTGATGACAACTATAAACGTGGAATTTACAAAGCGATTAGCTTTAATACCCAACTCACCGCACAGGGTCAATTCTTAGCCAATGATACAAAACAACAAGATTATGAATGGGACAAAGCCGAAATTGTATTACCCGTTCAGGACCCACGCGGCCTGAACAGCAAACCCAGTATGAAAATTGCGGGGAATACTTACCAGTTTGCGTTTAGCCCACAAGATGATTCGTCTACAGCGTTTAATTTTATGCGCATTTCAGTACAGCAACGCCCTGAAATCAAAGCTTACTTACAACAAGGTTTCGATTTTAATCTAAATCTAGACAGCAATGGCTTAAGCAGCTTTACCTTAATTCCAACCAGTCAATCGATTCAATATCAGGCCACAGGTAACTGGGCAGATGTCAAATATGATGGTCAAAATCTGCCTTTTGAAAAACAAAGTGCTGAACAACAGTTTAGTGCACAGTGGAAAAACATCGCGATCGGACAACAAAATCTCGCACGTTTAGCGCAATGCAACAGCCGAGATTGTCTGGCTGGTGTAATAGCTGTTGCAAATCCACAAGCTGCAGCCGAAGCCGAATATTCAAACACCACAGACAAAATTGGCTTAACCACCGAGTTTTTACAGACTGCAGATGTCTATACCCAAACAGACCGTGCAATCAAATACGGCATCATTATTATCTTTATGAGTTTTGCCTGCTTCTTCTTGTTTGAAGTGCTCAAAGGACTGCCGATCCATCCGATTCAATACAGCTTAGTCGCCATGGCACAAGGCCTCTTCTTTGTATTGCTACTCTCGATCAGTGAATATTATGCCTTTGCACTGGCCTATCTCTTGGCGGCAATTGCATGTATTAGCTTGATTACTTGGTACTTATATTTTGTGATGCAAAGCGTGAAAGCCGCAGCAGGATTTGGTGTCATGTTGAGTTTACTCTACGCCATGATCTATCTATTGCTGCAATCCAATAGCAAAACATTCTTGGTTGGTGCAATTATTTCCTTCTGTCTGTTGGCTGCCGTGATGTTTGTGACCCGCCATGTAAACTGGTATCAAATCCAAAATAAAGCGGTGCAGTCCAAGTCCGAGCTTGCAGCACCCATGACATCCGACTCAGCAGAAACATAACACTTCGATACAGCACACAACCCGACATAGAATGCACTGAGCTTCATTCTATGTCTTTAATTTTTATTTAAATGAGATCAACATGAACCTAAATACCACAGCATCACGCAGCCATTTACAACAACTCTGCCCAGCCGATAGCACCATCGCCAAATGTTTAAACCAACTGCGTGATGCCAAAATTAGCTTTCTCAATTTGGGCAATTTAATTATTTGCCCTGAACAACGCTGTTATTTCGTTTTTCAATCGAAGCAGTTAATGCGGATTGAAATGCTAGATGGCGTTCTATAGTTTGCAGCAGACTCAAGTTCACGTACACTGAGTCACATTATTTTATGTTGAGCAAATGCATGGCTGTACAACGTTTACATGTAGAAAAGCGTTTTTCTGAAGTGGCCATTTCCGGCCATTTGGTTCATCTAGCTGGTCAATTGGCCGGTGATACCAGCGTCGGAATCCAATCACAAACTGAGCAAACTTTAGCGCTCATTGACCAATTACTGGCAGAAGCAGGTACAGATAAACATCATATTATGTCGGTGATGATTTTCTTAAAAGATATCGAGCAAGACTATACGGCAATGAATGCGGTTTGGGATGCTTGGTGTGCGGATACCCAAGCGCCACCACGTACTTGCGTTGAAGCAAAGCTGTATAGCCCTGACGTTTTGGTGGAAATGACCGTGGTGGCTGTGAAACCCTAAGCACACACCAGAGATAAAAAATGCATGATCATCATGCATTTTTTGCGACTAACTAAAAGCACGCATTCGGGCAATTCGTTCAGCATAAAGTGGACTAGGCTGTACAATTTGTGCAGTGCACAACTCTGAATCAGGAGCAAAGCTCTGTTTAAGCTTCAGATCTTCACATAACTGGTCGGATTCGGGAATACCAATATATCGAATCACACGATAACCGGCAGCATCTAACAGCGCATCTTGATAAGCTGCTGTTTTAGAACGTTTCATGACATTTAAATCATCAAGTGCCAAGACGGCGATAACCCGATAGTCTTGATCGAGCACGACAAAATCGGCCACCATTTTCTGGTATTTACGCCGAGTATGTAAATATTTAGTGGTTAATAAGGCATCAAAAGAGACATGTGCCAATACATATGCTTGTGGTAATGCACTCTTAACGCGGCTGAAAATCAGTTGGGCATTACTATTTAGTACTGCTTTTTGTCGAAGTGCACTATCTTTCTGCTGTTTTCGTTGTACATGGCGATAAGCCAAAATCATAACGAGGCAGAACACTACCAAACTTGCAATAATCATCAGATCCATTCCGATTACCTCATATCGTTATAATTGATCCTTCGGTTTCTCAACCTTTATTTTTATCAATTATACTGTCGAATTATTTAATTTAAATATTACTTAAGCCTAAGACACAATTGCGATATCTTCCTTTCAATTGAATCACCAAAGTCTCTAAAATAAGACCTTCTATACTTTTTTTAATATTACTTAGAAGCAACTCAAATTCTATTATTATAATGTTACACGTAAATGAACAAAGCTTCAAAATACTGTTATACCGACATCAAGATTAAAAAACAACCACATTTTCCAAAGAATGATTAACTTAATACTCTTTTATTCTATGCTTTCCACTAATTCAGCAAGCTTTTATATCGCGATCGTGATGTACAGAACACTGTAATATAACCTTCATAAAATTATTAAATCGCATTGCCAAGCAAGTTAAGTCGACCATCCATTCCCCGAAATTTCAAAAGCCCAACCTCGATTGGGGTTGGGCTTTTCTTTTTCAGCAGAATTTAAACTTTTCCTGCTTTAACTTTTGGCTTTAGTTTTAAATGGACCTTGGCCTTTTGTCGGTTTACGGCTTTGACGCTGCTGTGTCTCACCTGTTTCACGTGGAGGCAAACCAGTGTGTTGCGTCAAAATTTGACCTTTTTTCGGCTGACGTGAACGCTGCGTATTATTTTGATCACGTGAATCATTGTGGCGTTTTTGCGAATCACCTGCCGCACTCGAATTCTTTTTACGTGCAGCCTTGTAATCCCCTTCCACACTTTGTGGCTGATAAGTCGGAATTAAATGCTGCTTCGAGTTACCAATTAAATCGGCACGCCCCATGTCTTTTAAGGCTTGACGCAGCAATGGCCAGTTGTTGGCATCGTGGTAGCGTAAAAATGCTTTGTGCAAGCGACGACGCTTATCCCCTTTGACGATATCCACATCTTCGGTATAACGCGCCACCTTGGCCAACGGATTTTTCAAGGTGTGATACATGGTGGTGGCTGTGGCCATTGGCGATGGATAGAAGGTCTGTACCTGATCGGCACGGAAATTATTTTTCTTGAGCCAAATCGCCAAGTTCATCATGTCATAGTCAGTCGTACCCGGATGCGCAGCAATAAAATAAGGAATTAAATATTGCTCTTTACCCGCTTCTTTACTGAAACGCTCAAACATTTGCTTAAAGCGATCATAAGCACCAATGCCAGGTTTCATCATCTTCGACAATGGCCCTTTTTCGGTATGCTCTGGCGCAATTTTTAAATAGCCGCCCACATGATGCTGTACCAACTCTTTGACATATTCAGGATTGAGTACCGCCAAGTCATAACGTAAACCTGAACTCACCAAGATTTTTTTGATCCCCGGCAGTGATCGCGCTTTGCGGTATAACTGGGTCAGTGGTGCATGATCAGTATGTAAGTTTTGACATACCCCCGGATAAACACACGATGGCTTACGGCAATTTTTTTCAATTTCAGGATCTTTACACTGCAAACGGTACATATTGGCTGTTGGACCACCAAGATCGGAAATAATCCCGGTAAAGCCCGGTGCCGTATCACGAATTTTTTCGACTTCACGTAAAATCGATTCTTCTGAACGGTTTTGAATAATTCGACCTTCATGTTCCGTAATCGAACAGAAAGTACAACCGCCAAAACAGCCACGCATAATGTTGACCGAAAACTTAATCATGTCAAAAGCAGGAAAACGTGCCTGACCATAGGACGGATGTGGCATACGTACATAAGGCAGATCGAACACATAGTCCATTTCTTCGGTGGTCAATGGAATCGGTGGTGGGTTCAACCACACATCACGCTCGCCATGACGCTGCACCAATGCACGCGCATTACCCGGATTGGTTTCTAAATGCAAAATACGGTTGGCATGTGCATATAGCACGGGATCTTCGGTTACCTGTTCAAAGTCAGGGAGACGAATCACCGCCAATTCACGTGGTGGCAGTTTATGTTTAATTGCCTTACTTTTCGCAGGCTGTAACTGCACAATTTGAGTGTCCGCGGCAAGTCCATCACCAGCACGTACGATGGGATTACTGACCAATTCTTTTTGGAAATTTTGATATTTGGTTTGGCTATTGCCTTTGTCTTTTTCGATTTCACAACCATCAAGATCTTCAGTCATCACATAAGGATTGATGATGGGATCAACACGGCCAACGCTGTCGACATCATTCGACGCGATTTCTACAAATTTGGCTTTAGAAGCACGATTATGTTTATTAATAATAAATGCGGTGCCACGTACATCGGTAATCTCAGTGATTTTCTCACCACGTGCCAGACGATGCATCACTTCGACAATGGAACGCTCGCCATTACCGTACATCAGCAAATCAGCTTTTGAGTCCATTAAAATCGAGCGACGAACTTTATCCGACCAATAATCATAATGTGCAATACGGCGCAATGAACCTTCAATTCCACCTAATAGTACTGGCGTATCTGGGAAAGCTTCACGACAACGTTGGCAATAGACTGTGGCAGCACGGTCAGGACGTTTGTTTGGCAAGTTATCGGGTGAATAAGCATCATCAGAACGGATTTTACGATCGGCCGTATAACGGTTAATCATTGAATCCATATTGCCTGCGGTAACCCCCCAAGCGATGGTCGGCTGCCCCAATATGCGGAAAGCCTCGACATTGGTCCAATCTGGTTGCGCAATAATCCCGACGCGAAAGCCTTGTGCTTCAAGCACACGACCAATAATCCCTGACACAAAAGAAGGATGGTCGATATAAGCATCGCCACAGACCAAAATGAAATCACATGCATCCCAGCCCAGTTCGTCCATTTCAGCACGCGACATTGGCAAAAATGGGGCCGGTTCAAAGCAAGATGCCCAATATTTGTCATAATCAAATAGCGCCTTTGGCGCAGTCTGAGCGGTATAAGCGGTCGACATACTTAAATAATCTCGATGGGTATAGACGCACGGTCAGATTGATCGTGCTGAAAGCCGCTCATTCTAACATGAAATTTACTCAGGTTGTGCGTATGAAAAACAGACAATTTAAAATAATACCCGCCATAAAAAAGCACCATGCTCACCGTAAGAATATTCAAAACGGTACAGCATGATGCTTTGGTTTCGGTTTAGATCTGCTTAAACTTTACGCAACAATCTCAAACCATTCGCCACCACCAACAAACTCACCCCGACATCGGCAAACACCGCCATCCACATGGTGCCTAAGTTCATCATGGTGAGTATCAAGAACACCAGTTTGGTAATCAAGGCCAAGCTAATGTTCTGCACCAAAATTTGATGGGTCTTTTTCGATAAGCGAATAAAGTTCGGAATTTTACGTAGATCATCATCCATCAAGGCGACATCGGCAGTTTCAATCGCCACATCACTGCCCATGGTACCCATCGCAAAGCCAATATCGGCACGGGCTAAAGCAGGCGCATCGTTAATTCCATCCCCCACCATGCCAATGTTACTTGTGTCGGCATAACTGGCCACCAAATTAAGCTTATCTTCAGGTAATAAATTACCTTTGGCATCATTCATACCGACTTGCGCTGCAATGACGTTGACCGTGTGTGCGTTATCGCCACTGAGCATTAAGGTTTTCACCCCAAGCTGCTCTAAGTCGGCAATCGCTTCAGCACTGCTGGCTTTGACGGTGTCTGCCACGGCAACCAAGGCCATCACTTGCTGATCTTTGGCAAACAACACCACGGTTTTACCTTGTTGCTCACATGCGGTAATTTGCGCTTCTAATTCGTCTGAACAATAGTCTAAATCGTGAATTAAACGATGGTTACCGAGCCAATAGGTCACGCCATCAATTACACCACGGGTCCCACGGCCAGCCAAGGCGGTAAATGCATCTACTTCAAAATAAGCTTGTTTCGTGCTATCCGCCTGTACCATCGCTTGTGAAACAGGGTGGTCTGAGCGACTGGCAAGACTGAGCAGTAATCTGGTGACCTGTGCTGCATCACCAGTCAACACTTGGAAATCCGTTTGTTTTGGTTGACCATGTGTGATGGTTCCGGTTTTATCGAAGGCTAAATATTTGAGTAAACGGCCTTGTTCTAAATAGACCCCACCTTTGATCAAAATACCCTGACGCGCAGCTGCAGCTAAACCACTGACCACGGTTACTGGAGTTGAAATCACCAACGCACATGGACATGCGATCACCAAAATCACCAGTGCTTTATAAATCCAGTCGAACCAAACCCCGCCCATCAACAAGGGTGGAATCACTGCAATTAAGATCGCGAAGATAAACACCAACGGGGTATAAACTTTGGCAAAACGATCGACAAAACGCTGGGTTGGCGCTTTTTCACCTTGGGCACTTTCAACTGCATGGATAATCCGCGCCAAGGTGGTGTTATCTGCACCCGCAGTCACGCGATATTCAAAAGAACCTGATTCATTGATGGTACCGGCAAAAATAGGGTCGCCTTCAGCCTTATCGACCGGCAGACTTTCACCGGTAATCGGTGCTTGATTAATACTAGACTGGCCTTTGCTGATCACGCCATCGAGACCAATACGCTCGCCCGGTTTTACCCGCACGATATTGCCCAGTTCAACTTGATCGGCATTGACAGTGAGCCATTGACCATCCGCTTGTAAGACAGTGACTTGCTCAGGTGCAAGCTCCATCAACTGACTAATCGCATTACGCGCACGTGCCAATGACTTCGCTTCAATCAACTCTGCTAGTGAGAACAGCACCATCACCATGGCCGCTTCTGGGAAATGCCCAATCAACACCGCACCCGTCACGGCGATACTCATTAATGCATTAATATTTAGATTGAAGTTCTTAACCGCGATCAAACCTTTTTTATAGGTTCCGATCCCAGATAAAGCAATCGCAATCACACTGACTAAAATGGTAAACCACGTCGGTAAACTGATCCAATCACCGACTTCTGCGGCAAAGGCAAAACAACCAGCCAGTGCCAATAGCCAAACCGATTGCTGTTTTTCAACTGGCGCTTGTTCAAACTTTCCTTGCTCATTGGCAAGTTCAGGATCAAAGCCCAGCTCTTTTACTGCTTTCACAATTTCAGGCAAAGCCGCAGGTTGATGCAACACCGTTAAAACCCGTTGCATCAAATTAAAATCGAGTTCAATCACGCTTGGCATCTTGCCCAATTTGTTCTGAATCAGACCTTCTTCCGTCGGACAATCCATCTGCATGATGCGCATGGAGGTGCGTAAATACTCACCCTCTTGTT from Acinetobacter pullicarnis encodes the following:
- the creD gene encoding cell envelope integrity protein CreD; this encodes MRAHYIGIKLFAVMLLVIIAYVGLVFISGLVTERQSYQHDFIRDISQSQISAQTIVSPFIRVPYQAASTCLNEKNEKYACLEQRWAFIGAQHSDVTTTFNVSDDNYKRGIYKAISFNTQLTAQGQFLANDTKQQDYEWDKAEIVLPVQDPRGLNSKPSMKIAGNTYQFAFSPQDDSSTAFNFMRISVQQRPEIKAYLQQGFDFNLNLDSNGLSSFTLIPTSQSIQYQATGNWADVKYDGQNLPFEKQSAEQQFSAQWKNIAIGQQNLARLAQCNSRDCLAGVIAVANPQAAAEAEYSNTTDKIGLTTEFLQTADVYTQTDRAIKYGIIIIFMSFACFFLFEVLKGLPIHPIQYSLVAMAQGLFFVLLLSISEYYAFALAYLLAAIACISLITWYLYFVMQSVKAAAGFGVMLSLLYAMIYLLLQSNSKTFLVGAIISFCLLAAVMFVTRHVNWYQIQNKAVQSKSELAAPMTSDSAET
- a CDS encoding RidA family protein — translated: MAVQRLHVEKRFSEVAISGHLVHLAGQLAGDTSVGIQSQTEQTLALIDQLLAEAGTDKHHIMSVMIFLKDIEQDYTAMNAVWDAWCADTQAPPRTCVEAKLYSPDVLVEMTVVAVKP
- a CDS encoding DUF2726 domain-containing protein, whose translation is MDLMIIASLVVFCLVMILAYRHVQRKQQKDSALRQKAVLNSNAQLIFSRVKSALPQAYVLAHVSFDALLTTKYLHTRRKYQKMVADFVVLDQDYRVIAVLALDDLNVMKRSKTAAYQDALLDAAGYRVIRYIGIPESDQLCEDLKLKQSFAPDSELCTAQIVQPSPLYAERIARMRAFS
- a CDS encoding YgiQ family radical SAM protein produces the protein MSTAYTAQTAPKALFDYDKYWASCFEPAPFLPMSRAEMDELGWDACDFILVCGDAYIDHPSFVSGIIGRVLEAQGFRVGIIAQPDWTNVEAFRILGQPTIAWGVTAGNMDSMINRYTADRKIRSDDAYSPDNLPNKRPDRAATVYCQRCREAFPDTPVLLGGIEGSLRRIAHYDYWSDKVRRSILMDSKADLLMYGNGERSIVEVMHRLARGEKITEITDVRGTAFIINKHNRASKAKFVEIASNDVDSVGRVDPIINPYVMTEDLDGCEIEKDKGNSQTKYQNFQKELVSNPIVRAGDGLAADTQIVQLQPAKSKAIKHKLPPRELAVIRLPDFEQVTEDPVLYAHANRILHLETNPGNARALVQRHGERDVWLNPPPIPLTTEEMDYVFDLPYVRMPHPSYGQARFPAFDMIKFSVNIMRGCFGGCTFCSITEHEGRIIQNRSEESILREVEKIRDTAPGFTGIISDLGGPTANMYRLQCKDPEIEKNCRKPSCVYPGVCQNLHTDHAPLTQLYRKARSLPGIKKILVSSGLRYDLAVLNPEYVKELVQHHVGGYLKIAPEHTEKGPLSKMMKPGIGAYDRFKQMFERFSKEAGKEQYLIPYFIAAHPGTTDYDMMNLAIWLKKNNFRADQVQTFYPSPMATATTMYHTLKNPLAKVARYTEDVDIVKGDKRRRLHKAFLRYHDANNWPLLRQALKDMGRADLIGNSKQHLIPTYQPQSVEGDYKAARKKNSSAAGDSQKRHNDSRDQNNTQRSRQPKKGQILTQHTGLPPRETGETQQRQSRKPTKGQGPFKTKAKS